A segment of the Granulicella aggregans genome:
GAGAGCGGGAGTCGGCGTGATGCCATTCGCAAGCTGTACCGGAATCCCCGCGTTCGAAAGAACTTCAGCAACAACCTTCGCGAAGCTCTTCGAGCCGAATCGCGTGTCGTAGCCGATGCAGACACCGTGCGACGCATCCTCCTGCTTCAGCACGTAGTGCGCGATGGCGGAGGCCGCCACGCGCACATTGGCGTAGGTAAAGTCATCGGCGATGATGCCGCGCCAGCCGTCGGTCCCAAACTTGACCACACCCATCCGTCAGCTTCTCCTAAATTCGTTGCAGCGTGTTCAGATCAACTCGTGGCGGTCGCTATCGTGAAGCACGCGAACGACCTTGCTTACGTCTTGAGAACGGTCGCGGGTTGTGATGAGCAAGGCATCGGGCGTTTCGACGACGACCAGGTCGTCGACGCCCAGAAGCGCGACCATCTTGCCTGGAGCGTAGACGTAGTTGCCGGAGGATTCAATCGCGACGATGCCAGTAGTTGCGCCGTCGAGCACGTTGTCGGCCTCGGCCTCGCCGAGATGCTCATGCAGCGATGCCCACGAGCCAAGATCGTTCCAGCCGAAGTCCGCGGGCAGGCAGTAGATGCCCGACTTGTGCTCGCCCTTCGCGGAGCGGCGCTCCAGCACGGCGTAGTCGATGGAGATGTTCTCGCACTTCGGATACTGCTCGGCGAAGACGCACTCGAAGTTGGGAGTGCCGTAGGCTGCGGCGATCTCTTCAAGGATCGGCGCCATATCCGGGGAGTGTTCGCGGATCGCATAGACCAGCGTGCGTGCGCTCCAGAGAAAGATTCCGCCGTTCCAGGCGAAGTTTCCTGCGGCGAGAAAGCGCTCGGCAGTGTGGCGATCGGGCTTCTCGCGGAAGCGCTTCACGCGGGCGATCTTGATGGGCGCTCCACCAGCCTGCGGCTCCGCTTCGGCCACTACGTCACCCTGCTCGATGTATCCATAGCCGGTCTCGGGACGAGTTGGCGGAACTCCGAGGACAACGATGTTCTCGCCGTCCGCGGCGATCTCGATGCCCGCCTGCAGCACCTGGGCGAAGCGTTCGCCATGCTCCACAACATGGTCCGAGGGGAAGACACCCAACACGGTATCGGGAGCGGAGTTGAAGAGCAGGAACGCCGTCAAAGCGCACGCCGGGGCAGTATTGCGTGCCGCTGGCTCACTCAGGATGTGTTCGGCGAGCACATCGGGCAACTGCTCGGCGATCGTCTTGTCCAACAGGCTATTGGTGACGACCCAGACGTCGGAAGGATTAGCCAGTGGGAGCAAACGAGTCAGCGTCTGCTGAATCATCGTTTGCTCGCCATCAAGCGCAAGTACCTGCTTGGCACGGGCGCGGCGACTGCGCGGCCAGAAACGTGTCCCGCTTCCGCCCGCAAGAATCACGGGCGCGAATCGCGGTGTTCCTGCTTTCGTTCGACTCGGCATAACCCTCTATCTAAAGAAATCAGAAACGGTACTGCCCGAGCCTACGCGAGCTTCGCGAAGTACTCCCGCATGCGCTTCACGCCTTCGTCTATGACATCGCCCGAGACGGCGTAAGAGAGACGGATGTGTTCGCTGGTGCCGAAGGCCTCGCCGGGAACGACGACCACGTGGGCCTCGCTCAGAAGCTTTGCCGCAAGATCCGTCGCCGATGTGATGCCGCCCTTGCCGATGAACTTGCTGATGTTCGGATAGACGTAGAACGCGCCTTCGGGCACGGTGCAGGTCAGGCCGGGGATCGTCTTGAAGCCTTCGAGCACGCGGTCGCGCAGCTTGATGTAGTCGGCCCGCATCTCGCCGACGCACTCCTGCGAGCCATGCACTGCAGCAATGGACGCGCGCTGCACCATGCTGGCGGCGTTCGAGGTGCTCTGCGACTGCAGTTTGCTCATCGCTCCGATGATCTGCTTTGGGCCGAGCGCGAAGCCCGCGCGCCAGCCGGTCATCGCGTAGGTCTTCGAGAGCGAGCCGAGAATCACGACATGGTCTTTGCAGTCCGTGAAAGACCCGCCGCTGACGATCTCGCCCGTGAAGTTCAGGTAGACATAGCACTCGTCGAGCAGCACGTAGATCTCGTGCTTGTGCGCGAGACGAACGATGGCTTCGAGGTCGGCGGGCGAGACAACCGCGCCGGACGGATTCGACGGCGTGTTCAGGATGATCGCTTTGGTGCGCGGCGTGATCGCAGCTTCGATCATCTTCGCAGTGATGCGGAAGTTCTCGTCCTCGCGGCTTTCGACCGGAACAACTACGCCGCCAGCGTACTGGATGATGTCCCTGAACGAGACCCAGTAGGGAACGGGAAGGATGACTTCATCGCCGTGATCGACCAGCACCTGGATCGCGTTGAAGAGCGCCAGCTTTCCGCCGGTGGTGAAGACGCACTCTTCCGGCGTGTAGTTCGAGCCGAAGTCGCAGGCGTGGCGGTCGACGATGGCCTTGCGGACTTCGGGGATGCCGGCGACGGCGGTGTAGCGCGTGAAGTTCTTCTCTATGGCCTCGATGGCCGCGTCCTTGATGTGACGGGGCGTGGCAAAGTGCGGCTCGCCCGCGCCGAAGTCTGAGAGATTGATCCCCTCGGCCTTCAGCTTCAACGCTGCCGCGGTAATGGCCATGGTGGCCGAGACTTCAATCCGGTTGATCCGGTCCGTCAACACCTTTACTGCCGTCGCTGTGCTCATGGCTAATAGTCTTTCAGATTTGGACGGCAAGATAAAGCCTTCCGGACGATTTGCCGGACCCAGGTGCCAACATGCTGAAGACTAGGGCTGGCGGGTCAGCAACCCGGTGCCGGAGTCCGGGCCGCAGGAGCCGGTCAGCGTCCAGTTCGTCACGGTCAGGGTGTTGGCATCGCTGGAGAACGTTCCGGTTGCGGTGACCGAGTTCTGGGTAGAGGAATCGGCGTAGGTCTGGGTGAAGCTGCCGCCGGTCACTTGGGCGTTCGAGACGCTGACCGGGCTGGAGAAGCAGGGATTGTTGGGGAAGGTTCCACTGCCGCTTAGCTGGAAGTTGCCCGTCGTGTCGGAGGCTGGAGTCTGTGTCAGGTTGGCGGTGATGTCGATGACATGGCCTCCAGCGTCGGAGAAGCTACCGGCGTAGGTCCCGGTGACGGAGCTGAAGGCCTGGGCCGAAGCCACGACCGGCGCGGAGAAGGCGCAGGTTCCGCCGGTCACGTTGTACGTTGTGCCAGTGAGCGACTTGTTATCCTCGGCGACATTGCCAGAGATGGTGAGTGTGCCGCCAGCGAGTGCACCGGTGAGCGTGAGGACGTTCTTGGTGTCAGCGTGGCCGGTGAGCGGGATAGCAGTCGCCTGGCTGACGCATGCGCCTGCCGAGGCAGCGTGGAAGATACCGGTAACAGCGGTGACAGAGCCTGTCAGTTCGCCCGAGAGCATGGGCAGCTTCATCGCTGTCGTCGACATCGACGAGACCTGCCAGTTACCCGTCAGCGCATTGGCCGAAGTGCCGGAGAGCGGAGCGAGCGAGCTCGAACATCCCACCAGGAAGAATGCCAACAAGAGCAAAACGTGCGTGGCAACTGCAAGGGGAGAGACACTTCGAGTGGATTGCATGGGGGCTCCGGCCAGGGATCGAATCGTTGCATCCAGATTGACAGCCCGGTTCGAAGTTGTGGATACAACGGAAGCGTCAGGCTCAGCGTGAAACGCACCGTTTGCGAAGCACCCAGGTGGTCATGCAGCGGTGGTCCTGCACGATGGTGGTCTTGAGCGGGTCGACCAGGACAGCGTCGAGCTCGGCGGTCAGGTCGAGCAGCATCTGCTCGTCCACCAGGAACCACTCGGAGCCGTCGCCGATCCGGTAGATATCTTTGCGGACCTGCGGAAAGCTCATGCCGATGCGGGAGCCGATGCGAGTAAAGAGCATGCCTCCGGGCCGGAGGACGCGCCAGAGTTCGGCCAGCATGTCGTGGAAGTGGCGCTCGTCACGGGCGAAGTGCAGGACCGAGTTGCAGATCACGACCTCGGCAAATCCGTCCGGGAACGGCATCTGTTCGATCGCCGCAACCTGGAAGTTCTTCGCTGGAAGCTGCGGGGCGAGGATGGCGGCAAGCTGGCGGACGTGATCGACGCCCTCGGGACTCGCGTCGACGGCGAAGACCTCGCAGCCTTCGCGCAGCAGGTGGACGAGGTTCCGGCCATAGCCGCAACCAGCATCGAGTATCCGCATGCCGGGAGCGATGTTGCCTCGCAGAATCTGATCGAAGACGTAGATATCGATCTGGCCGAACTGTTCCTGAATCGTCATCCTGGCGGGTTCGGCGAAGGTCTCAGTCGGCATGAGGAGTCACCGTCTTTGCCTTGAGCCGTTCGACGACCAGCGGCGGCACCAGCGCGGTGACATCGCCGCCAAGCTGGAAGACTCCCTTGATGAGCCGCGAGCTCACATAGGTGTACTTCTCCGCCGGCATCATGAAGAGCGTCTCGAGTTCGGGATCGAGCTTCCGATTCATCATGGCCATCTGGAACTCGTACTCATAATCGCTGATGGCCCGGATGCCGCGCAGGACAGCCTTCGCTCCCTGTTGCCGGGCGAAGTCTACCAGGAGTCCGTTGAATGTTGTCACGGAGACGTTGCCGAAGCCAATGGTCGCCTCGCGAATCATCTCTTCGCGCTCGGGGACGGTGAACAAGGGCGTCCCCTTCTCGCTGTTACGAAGGATGGCGACAATAAGTTGATCGACGATCTTCGAGCCGCGTGCGATCAGGTCGAGATGGCCGTTAGTGAGTGGATCGAAGGTGCCCGGATAGATCGCCTTGACGGTATGCATGTCAGATGAAGCATATCGTGGTTTGGCGAACGGGCGTTCAACCGGGCGACCAAGCGAAAATTCACGCGACAAGTTGCCTGCCAAGTGAGTACGATGGCGCGGAATCAAAAGTTCTGCGACCAAAGGAACCCAACTTCATGGCAAGTCTCTCGGAGTACCCGGCTGGGTCTCCCTCTTCTCAACTGGTGCTGGCTCCCAAGATCGCCAATCCCGGGCCTTTAGGATTGGCGGCCTTCGGCCTGACTACCATCGTCCTCAGCTGCATCAATGCAGGCATTCTGCCGAAGGAGGCGGTGCCGGTGGTCGTCCCACTGGCCTTCGCGTACGGCGGCGTCGCTCAACTGATCGCCGGGGTGCTCGAGTTCCGCGTCGGCAACACCTTCGGCATGGTCGCCTTCACGTCGTATGGGCTCTTCTGGTGGTGGTTCGCGCTGTTGCAGTGGACAGTTGGAGCGGGATGGATCAAGCCGCCGGCTCCGGTCGGCATCGCGTGCGTTCTGCTGATGTGGGGTGTCTTCACCTTCCTGATGTGGATCGTGACCTTCCGCTCGAACAAGGCGGTCTGGAGTATCTTCCTTCTGCTCTGGATCACCTTCTTCCTGCTGGCCGCAGGCGACGCGGGCTGGAACACGGCCAGCTTCAGCTTCTCGCAGGTAGGCGGCTACTTCGGGCTGATCACGGGTATCGATGCACTGGTGGTCGCGTTTATCGAGGTGTTGAACGTCACCGCTGGCCGGACGGTTGTAGGCCTCGGGAGACCCTTCATAGCGGTATAGGCTTCGAAGTCCCGACTTGAAGCTCTTCAAAGATGCCGTCATCCTGAGCGAAGTCTGGCGCGTCTTTGCGCCGGACGGAGTCGAAGGACCTCGAGGCTGCAGACATCACCGTGGATGGCTACAGTGTTCCGCCACGAATGTCGTATTCCGAGGCCGAAAGGTGCGCGGGTAGTGGCAGGATCGTCGCCCTCGGGGTTCTTCGACTACGCACCTTGCGATGAGGCTGCAAGGTGGTCCGCTCAGGATGACGGATTCGAAGGATGGCAAACAGAAAGTAGGGCGATCGCTTGTACGATCGCCCCTCTTTCTGTTTCTCAGAGACTACTTCTTGCTCTTGATCACTTCAGCAGCAACCGCCGCTCCATTAGCCGGTGCAGCGGGAACATCCGCGGGAACCGCAGCACCGATGTTCAGCTTCTTGCGAACTTCGGCGTCGATGCGCCCGAAGACGTCCTTGTTCTCCTTGAGGAAGTTGCGGACGTTCTCGCGGCCCTGGCCGATGCGCTCGCCCTGGTAGCTATACCAGGCCCCGCTCTTGTCCACGATGTTGTGCAGCACAGCCAGATCGAGCCCATCGCCTTCGCGCGAGATTCCTTCGCCGTAAAGAATGTCGAACTCGGCGTCGCGGAACGGTGCAGCCACCTTGTTCTTCACCACCTTGATCTTGGTGCGGGAGCCGACGACGACGTCGCCTTCCTTCACCGCGCCGATGCGGCGAATGTCGATGCGCATGGAGGAATAAAACTTAAGTGCGCGACCGCCGGTCGTCGTCTCAGGGTTGCCGAACATGACGCCGATCTTGTCACGGATCTGGTTGATGAAGATCAGGCAGGTGCGCGACTTCGAGACAGTGCCGGTCAGCTTGCGGAGCGCCTGGCTCATCAGACGGGCCTGCAGGCCCATGTGGGAGTCGCCCATCTCGCCGTCGAGTTCCGCCTTCGGCACCAGCGCAGCGACCGAGTCAACCACCAGAACGTCGATGGCATTCGAGCGCACCAGCGCCTCGACGATCTCCAGCGCCTGCTCGCCGTAGTCCGGCTGCGAGATCAGCAGGTTGTCGATATCTACGCCGAGCTTACGGGCATAAGCTGGATCGAGAGCATGCTCGGCGTCGACGAAAGCAGCGAGACCGCCGGCCTTCTGCGCTTCGGCGACGATCTGCAGGGTAATCGTCGTCTTGCCCGAGGATTCAGGGCCAAAGATTTCAATGACTCGTCCGCGCGGAACGCCGCCAACTCCCAAGGCCGCGTCGAAGGAAATCGACCCCGTCGAGATGACGGAAATCGGGACAATCGCCTCCTTCGATCCCAGGCGCATCACCGAGCCCTTGCCAAACTGTTTTTCGAGCTGTGAAAGCGCGGTTTCTATAGCTTTGCTGCGGTCGTCTGCCACGATAAACACTCCATAATTTGAACGTCACCGGATTCTAGCACCGAAACGGGAAAAGGCAAAGAAAAGGCGAATTCAGCCCTGGTTACGGAGACGGCGTTGGCCCGCATTCGGTGAAGTTTTTCTAATTTCGACCGATATATGCGTTGAAGAGGAAGTAAGAACCACCTAAGGCAGGTTCCTCCCATGAGCATCAGCGTCTCTCCAATCTCCGTCGCAGCCGTCTCTCCCGTGGACAGCGTCTCTTCGTCCACGCAATCGGCGTCGAAGACACCACCACCCCCTCCGCCGCCGCCACCGCCACCTCCCCCGAAGGACACGGTAGAGCTATCTCTCGACGCGAACATCAAGGTCTTGCAGAGCCAGGGTGACAGCGTCACGGAGATTGCCTACACACTCGGCGTTCCAGTGCAGACGGTGTCCATCGACCTGGGCACGGCGCTGATCGAGGCGAGCGTCGCCTCTGCTCCCACGATCCCGGCTTCCGTATCCGGAATTTAGACAGGCCCCGGCGCGATGCGGTTCAGCGCCGGAGCAGGTCCACAGGTTGATTCACGTCTTCGATGCGGAAGTATCCGGCCAGCGACGGGTGACGTCTGGCCACCGCAAGGTACATCTCCCAGGCCACGCGGCGATAGCTGAAGTGGCCTGCAACGCCTGAACGAAGTTCCGAGATATACAGCGCCTCGGCAAAGTCCATCTTGAAGAGCGACCGGCAGCGGACGCCCAAAGGAAGCGCGTACTGCGCGGACTGGGCACCCTCCGGCTCGCTGCTCGTCTTCAGACGCCGGTAGCAGCGCAGCGCGGCATCCATCGCCTCCACGTAAACCGCTTCCAGGCCCGCCTGGGCCAGCGTAGGCTGACCAGGGCACTCCGGCGTCTCGTATCCGTGCAGATCGGTGTACTCCTGCAACAGTTGCACACAGCGGCGATGGCGGTGCATGTCGCGGAAGCCGCCAATGTCCATCAGAATGTCGAAGCGCAGCCCGTGGCCGGAGTGGAATGACCGTGAGAGTTCGTCGTGGCGGCCGCGATGCGTCGCGCCGAGGGCGACGAGTTCGTCCCGCCGCGCGACGGTAAGGCCTTCGACCTCGGCGCGAAGCTGGCGGTACGGGTAGTGGCAGTGCGGATAGAGCAGTGAGGTCGCGATCTCGACTTCGAGTGACTCGCCATCGTCGATCAGGTCGACCACCGAAGCGGCGTCAATCGGCTGCCCTGCCATCAGTTCATGGGCCGCAGCTCTCAACTCAGCGCGCGAGTTCACGATGTAGTCGGATGGGTTGGCGTACTTCACCAGCGTCGGCGCGGTCTTTACCGGGCGAAGAACGCGATCGCCGAGAAGCTGAGCAGCGGCGGCATCGGTCTGGCGAAGGTCGTCGATGAGCGGCTGAAGCTTGCTGTGCTGCACATTCCAGGCTGGCTCGGAGGCGGCGATTCGCAGCTTCTCTGCAATCTCGCGGATCTCCGCAAACTCGCTGGTGAGAAGGCGCGAGACCTGGGTCTCGAGCGTGCGGGCGTTCACGATCTGGCCCAGCGAGGTGTTTGTCGCCAGCGGCAGAAGGTAGCGTGCGACATCGAATGCCCTGGCTTTCAGCGTGCGTTCGTAGGCGTCGGGCTTCATCGCGTCGGGGCGGGCGATGGCCGACTTCAACGCCACCAGCATGCCCTGCGAGATCGCGTCATAGGCAGCGAACGACGCCTCGATCGCAGCGGTAAATACCGGCGTCGCCTCGCCGAACGGAGGCGTATACCATCCTGACTTGCGAAAATCCTGATACCGGGTAGACCGCTCCTGGCCGTCCCAGCGCTGCTCGTCGACCAGAGCGATTGCGGCCAGCAGGCTCAGCCGCTCGATGGCGAAGGGGATGTGGGCGAGATCGGCGATGGAGCGGTGACCGTACTGGAAGTAGAAAGTATTAAGAAACTGCTCGGCGCGCTGCGAGTCGATCTCGGCGAGCGATTCGCGCATAGAGAGCGACGACCGTGAGTACTTCGCCATGGCGTAGGCGAGCACTTCTGGGTCTGCGCCGTGAATTGCGTAGACGTCGGTGACGTTCTGCTTTGGTTCGCTTGCCGCTGGCCCGCCCGTGTGCGGCGTTACGGATTGGATCTGTTCTTGTGACATGGTCGAAGGACAGGATACGTTATTCGCGGCGGTGGATGATCCGCCGCATCACAAGAGATATGGCCCAAGATCAAGCGATGGACTCGGAGCAAAGACCGGCCGAAGTGCTTGAGGAGACGGGCCACCGGCCATTTCCGCTGCCTGATCGCGCCTGGACCATGACGCAAAATTGGAACGATCTGCTCTTCGCCCACTGGCCGATTGCCCCGGCGACCATGGCGGCGCTGATCCCACCCGGCCTCGATATTGACACCTTCGACGGTTACGCCTGGGTAGGCGTAGTGCCTTTCTGGATGGATGGGGTTCGGCACCGCATACCGGGCAGCACGGACCAAAGCGTGGCGATTCCGATGGTCGAGACCTTTCCCGAGCTGAACCTCCGCACCTACGTCCGCTCAAGGCTGACGGGCCGCGCGGGTGTGTTCTTCTTCTCGCTCGACGCCGCCAGTCTGCTCGCGGTGATCGGGGCCAGGACGATCTTCCACCTGCCCTACTTCTACGCCAACATGGTGCGGGAGACGGCCGCTGACGGCACCGTGCGCTATAAGAGCCGCCGCCTGCTGACCTCCGCCGGGGCGAGCTTCCAGGCGACGTATCGCGGGCTAGGCAGAGCCGCCGATGCTCTGCCTAGCCAGCCGGGGACGCTGGAGCACTTCCTCACCGAGCGATACTGCCTCTTCACCAACTCTCGCGGACGGATACTGGTCGGCAATATCCACCACAAGCCGTGGCCCTTGGAGGCTGCGGAGGCCGAGATTCGCACAAACCGCATCGCACTGGCTCATGGGTTGATGCTGC
Coding sequences within it:
- a CDS encoding mannose-1-phosphate guanylyltransferase; the protein is MPSRTKAGTPRFAPVILAGGSGTRFWPRSRRARAKQVLALDGEQTMIQQTLTRLLPLANPSDVWVVTNSLLDKTIAEQLPDVLAEHILSEPAARNTAPACALTAFLLFNSAPDTVLGVFPSDHVVEHGERFAQVLQAGIEIAADGENIVVLGVPPTRPETGYGYIEQGDVVAEAEPQAGGAPIKIARVKRFREKPDRHTAERFLAAGNFAWNGGIFLWSARTLVYAIREHSPDMAPILEEIAAAYGTPNFECVFAEQYPKCENISIDYAVLERRSAKGEHKSGIYCLPADFGWNDLGSWASLHEHLGEAEADNVLDGATTGIVAIESSGNYVYAPGKMVALLGVDDLVVVETPDALLITTRDRSQDVSKVVRVLHDSDRHELI
- the coaD gene encoding pantetheine-phosphate adenylyltransferase — protein: MHTVKAIYPGTFDPLTNGHLDLIARGSKIVDQLIVAILRNSEKGTPLFTVPEREEMIREATIGFGNVSVTTFNGLLVDFARQQGAKAVLRGIRAISDYEYEFQMAMMNRKLDPELETLFMMPAEKYTYVSSRLIKGVFQLGGDVTALVPPLVVERLKAKTVTPHAD
- a CDS encoding pyridoxal phosphate-dependent aminotransferase encodes the protein MSTATAVKVLTDRINRIEVSATMAITAAALKLKAEGINLSDFGAGEPHFATPRHIKDAAIEAIEKNFTRYTAVAGIPEVRKAIVDRHACDFGSNYTPEECVFTTGGKLALFNAIQVLVDHGDEVILPVPYWVSFRDIIQYAGGVVVPVESREDENFRITAKMIEAAITPRTKAIILNTPSNPSGAVVSPADLEAIVRLAHKHEIYVLLDECYVYLNFTGEIVSGGSFTDCKDHVVILGSLSKTYAMTGWRAGFALGPKQIIGAMSKLQSQSTSNAASMVQRASIAAVHGSQECVGEMRADYIKLRDRVLEGFKTIPGLTCTVPEGAFYVYPNISKFIGKGGITSATDLAAKLLSEAHVVVVPGEAFGTSEHIRLSYAVSGDVIDEGVKRMREYFAKLA
- a CDS encoding FAD-dependent thymidylate synthase, which produces MSQEQIQSVTPHTGGPAASEPKQNVTDVYAIHGADPEVLAYAMAKYSRSSLSMRESLAEIDSQRAEQFLNTFYFQYGHRSIADLAHIPFAIERLSLLAAIALVDEQRWDGQERSTRYQDFRKSGWYTPPFGEATPVFTAAIEASFAAYDAISQGMLVALKSAIARPDAMKPDAYERTLKARAFDVARYLLPLATNTSLGQIVNARTLETQVSRLLTSEFAEIREIAEKLRIAASEPAWNVQHSKLQPLIDDLRQTDAAAAQLLGDRVLRPVKTAPTLVKYANPSDYIVNSRAELRAAAHELMAGQPIDAASVVDLIDDGESLEVEIATSLLYPHCHYPYRQLRAEVEGLTVARRDELVALGATHRGRHDELSRSFHSGHGLRFDILMDIGGFRDMHRHRRCVQLLQEYTDLHGYETPECPGQPTLAQAGLEAVYVEAMDAALRCYRRLKTSSEPEGAQSAQYALPLGVRCRSLFKMDFAEALYISELRSGVAGHFSYRRVAWEMYLAVARRHPSLAGYFRIEDVNQPVDLLRR
- the recA gene encoding recombinase RecA, with the protein product MADDRSKAIETALSQLEKQFGKGSVMRLGSKEAIVPISVISTGSISFDAALGVGGVPRGRVIEIFGPESSGKTTITLQIVAEAQKAGGLAAFVDAEHALDPAYARKLGVDIDNLLISQPDYGEQALEIVEALVRSNAIDVLVVDSVAALVPKAELDGEMGDSHMGLQARLMSQALRKLTGTVSKSRTCLIFINQIRDKIGVMFGNPETTTGGRALKFYSSMRIDIRRIGAVKEGDVVVGSRTKIKVVKNKVAAPFRDAEFDILYGEGISREGDGLDLAVLHNIVDKSGAWYSYQGERIGQGRENVRNFLKENKDVFGRIDAEVRKKLNIGAAVPADVPAAPANGAAVAAEVIKSKK
- a CDS encoding acetate uptake transporter; this translates as MASLSEYPAGSPSSQLVLAPKIANPGPLGLAAFGLTTIVLSCINAGILPKEAVPVVVPLAFAYGGVAQLIAGVLEFRVGNTFGMVAFTSYGLFWWWFALLQWTVGAGWIKPPAPVGIACVLLMWGVFTFLMWIVTFRSNKAVWSIFLLLWITFFLLAAGDAGWNTASFSFSQVGGYFGLITGIDALVVAFIEVLNVTAGRTVVGLGRPFIAV
- a CDS encoding YqjF family protein → MAQDQAMDSEQRPAEVLEETGHRPFPLPDRAWTMTQNWNDLLFAHWPIAPATMAALIPPGLDIDTFDGYAWVGVVPFWMDGVRHRIPGSTDQSVAIPMVETFPELNLRTYVRSRLTGRAGVFFFSLDAASLLAVIGARTIFHLPYFYANMVRETAADGTVRYKSRRLLTSAGASFQATYRGLGRAADALPSQPGTLEHFLTERYCLFTNSRGRILVGNIHHKPWPLEAAEAEIRTNRIALAHGLMLPNRPPVLHFSRRLQVYIWSLEPDGSV
- a CDS encoding class I SAM-dependent methyltransferase, with the protein product MPTETFAEPARMTIQEQFGQIDIYVFDQILRGNIAPGMRILDAGCGYGRNLVHLLREGCEVFAVDASPEGVDHVRQLAAILAPQLPAKNFQVAAIEQMPFPDGFAEVVICNSVLHFARDERHFHDMLAELWRVLRPGGMLFTRIGSRIGMSFPQVRKDIYRIGDGSEWFLVDEQMLLDLTAELDAVLVDPLKTTIVQDHRCMTTWVLRKRCVSR